Proteins co-encoded in one Paraburkholderia edwinii genomic window:
- a CDS encoding glycosyltransferase family 4 protein — translation MRIAQIAPLTESVPPKLYGGTERVVSYITEALVDLGHDVTLFASGDSVTNAKLEAVWPRALRLDPGIRDRVAPHMLLMELVRRQADQFDVLHFHMDYYSFSVFKRQETPFVTTLHGRLDLPEQQPVFDTFNTAPVISISNAQRQPLPQARWLTTVYHGLPETLYTPQPVEQKYLAFLGRISPEKRVDTAIRIAGRCGLPIRIAAKVDAADREYFERDIKPLLELPYVEFIGEIADEQKAEFLSGAHALLFPIDWPEPFGLVMIEAMACGTPVVAFNRGSVPEVLDDGVSGFIVEDEIGAVAALNRLHKLPRAGVRQRFEERFTSHRMAQQYVDAYQSVIRAQKRSRFKVIDTSTST, via the coding sequence ATGAGAATTGCGCAGATCGCCCCCTTGACCGAATCGGTCCCGCCGAAGCTCTACGGCGGCACCGAGCGTGTCGTGTCGTACATCACCGAGGCGCTCGTCGACCTCGGCCACGACGTGACGCTCTTTGCAAGCGGCGATTCGGTGACGAACGCGAAGCTCGAAGCGGTCTGGCCGCGCGCGCTGCGCCTCGATCCCGGCATTCGCGACCGCGTCGCGCCGCATATGCTGCTGATGGAACTGGTGCGCCGCCAGGCCGATCAGTTCGACGTGCTGCATTTTCATATGGATTACTACTCGTTCTCGGTGTTCAAGCGCCAGGAAACGCCGTTTGTCACGACGTTGCACGGCCGTCTCGATCTGCCCGAGCAGCAACCGGTGTTCGACACGTTCAATACCGCGCCCGTTATTTCGATTTCGAACGCGCAGCGCCAGCCGTTGCCGCAGGCGCGCTGGCTCACGACCGTCTACCATGGGCTGCCCGAGACGCTGTATACGCCGCAGCCCGTCGAGCAGAAGTACCTCGCGTTTCTCGGCCGGATCTCGCCGGAGAAGCGCGTCGATACGGCGATTCGCATCGCGGGCCGCTGCGGCTTGCCGATCCGCATCGCGGCGAAAGTCGACGCGGCCGACCGCGAGTATTTCGAGCGCGATATCAAGCCGCTTCTCGAATTGCCGTACGTCGAATTCATCGGCGAGATCGCCGACGAGCAGAAGGCCGAATTTCTGTCGGGCGCGCATGCGCTGCTGTTTCCGATCGACTGGCCGGAGCCGTTCGGCCTCGTGATGATCGAGGCGATGGCGTGCGGCACGCCCGTGGTCGCGTTTAATCGCGGCTCGGTGCCTGAAGTGCTCGATGACGGCGTATCGGGTTTTATCGTCGAAGACGAGATCGGCGCGGTCGCGGCATTGAACCGCTTGCACAAGCTGCCGCGCGCCGGTGTGCGGCAACGCTTCGAAGAGCGCTTCACATCGCATCGCATGGCTCAGCAATATGTGGATGCGTATCAGTCGGTGATTCGCGCGCAAAAGCGCTCGCGCTTCAAGGTGATCGATACGTCGACCAGCACGTGA